The nucleotide window CTGCCATCCTTGTTCAGAAGGAAACTGGCGGCAATCTGGTTGAAATTCTCGAGAAGACCGCATCTGTACTTCGCGAGCGTCTCCGGTTGAAAGGACAGCTAGCAATCTATACTGCGCAGGGACGTCTTACGGGCTGGATTCTTGCGGGCTTGCCGTTCTTTCTCTTTATAGGCATAAACGTCGTTAATCCCAATTATGGCAAGATCCTGATCGAGGATCCTCTAGGCAGAAATTTAATCTATGCTGGCTTGATCCTCATGGCGATTGGCGGATATGTCATCCGTAAGATCATCGATGTGAAGGTGTAAACATGATAGGCCTGATTATTGCGGTAGCCCTGACGACTTTTCTGGGAGTTGCTGTCATAGTCCTGCTTCTGGGCGGAAAGTCCGCTGTCGGAGCGCGCCTTTCGGAAGTTGCGAGCGTCGGCAGCACGGTTGAGGAGGGTCCTGAACAGGAATCAAGTCGTGCTGTAGGCAAGATCTTTGGTGCACTGGCGCCAATTCGCAAAATGCTTGGAATGACTGCTGATGCAGACGTGACACGCAGGCTTGCGCTTGCCGGGTACCGGGAGCCATATCACACCGATGTGTTCATGGGCGCGAAGCTCCTGCTTCCAGTTTTGGGAGCAGCTGTAGCGGCATTTTTCATCGAGAGCAGTACGATTTTCTGGTTCTTTGCTTTGGGGTCACTCGGATTTTTCGCCCCTGAACTATGGCTGAGCCGTGCGATTACGAAACGGCGCGAGGCCGTTAGACTCAGCCTTCCGGACGCGCTTGATCTTCTGGTTATTTGCATGGAAGCCGGGCTTGGCATGGATCAGGCCCTGATTCGAGTTGGCCAGGAATTGCGTATCAGCCACCCGCAACTTAGCGAAGAATTTCTGCTGATTAACTTGGAGCAGCGCGCGGGAAAACCGAGAGTCGATGCATGGCGAAATATGGCCGACCGAACTGGGCTGGAAGTTGTTCGGTCCTTCGTGAATATGCTGGTACAAACGGAGCGATTCGGTACCCCGATATCTAGGTCGTTGGGTAATTTTGCGGATGCACTCAGGCTCAAGAGACGTCAGCAGGCCGAAGAGCAAGCGGCTAAAACCACTATTAAAATGATTTTCCCGTTGGTGCTTTTCATCTTTCCGAGTATGTTTATCGTGCTGCTTGGACCTGCAATCATTGCCATAAGTAAGACAATGAAGAACGTGTTCAGCTAAGAACAGCTCATTCAAGGAGGGAATGTGGACAATACAACCATTATTCGTATCGTTTCAGGCGTCCTGTTTTTTGTGGTGCTCTTCATTCTGGTTCAACGCCGCAAGAAGCGCATAGCTCGCTAGTTCGGAGCCTTAGTGTTTCTCCGCGTACTTAATGTAACCAAGGACACCTGCCTGGGAACGAGGATCGGGGTTGCAGATAGCCCGCGGCGGCGGATGGTCGGTCTTTTGGGAACGACTTCTCTTGAGCCGGGTTGCGGGCTTCTCATTTTTCCCACCCAGGCCGTTCACACATTTGGAATGAAGTATCCTCTCGACCTAGTATTCCTCGATAGCAAAAAACGAGTGGTGGGCTTGCGTCAGTCGGTTCGCCCGTATCGCCTCTCGCCGATTTTCTGGAAGGCGGAATGTGTTCTGGAGCTTCCAACTAGCACTATCGAACAGACTAAGACCGAAAAAGGCGACTGTATCGCTTGGGAAGAGCAATCGATCTAAAGCCCCAGTTACTTTCCTATGAGAAGGGATGATTCAAGTGGGAACACGACCAGAGCACCGCTGGTCGGAATCGCTTGTGGGATCGTACTGACTGGATACATCTTATTGTCGAATGCGATCGCGACCAACTGAACTTTGAGTCTGTCCGTTGAAGTGCCACTCAGAATTTTCAGAGTACAAGTTGCCGTGGAGGGGACGGCTACTTTTCCGTTGATTCGAATCTCGCGGGCAATAGGAACCTTGATCTGCTCTGATTTTGCGACTGTCCTGAGGTCAGGAACTTTTACCCGCACCTCTGCTCGATCTACGAGAGCATATTCCCGGCCTGACTCGAAACCATTTCGTCCGCTTGAAGAGTGCGATTTCGCTCGCTGGGTCGACCGCGCGGAGCCTTCTCTGCTTTCTGGAGTACCCAATTCCCGCAGTTCTTTGGCAGCTTCTGCCGAGTTATCGACTTTGGCGTCGATAACTTCCTGGTACATATGGCGGGCACGGTTTAGGGTATCCAAAGAGTTGGTCCGCTGAGCGATAGAGCGGAATTGGGCAGCTGCGAGCATCCTAAGTTCGTAGCAATGAGCGGAGGTTGGAAACTGCGTACAGTAATAGTTGACTGCGGAATCGGCTTCGGGTACTAGGCCCGAGTCTTTGAGGACCAGCAGCCAGGCCCGAAGCATCCGGGCACCCATGTCCGGTAGACGGACCTTAGGAGGGGCCACGTCTGTCACCTGAAGGAAACGGTCGCGCCGGTCACCCCTGCGTAATACATACCAACGATGCCCTTCCGGATCCACAGCCATCCCGGTCAGAGAGACAACTGCGCCGGCGTTCAGAGTGCTCGCAATTCCTGCACTGGAGTTCGGCTGCAGTCTGAGCGGAGCTTCGTGAAGCAGATACGATGACGCTGCGACGTCCGATTCGCCGCGATCCATCCTCCGCATGGTCACGACAAGGCCGAAAAACATGACTATTAGGAATACGGCGACGCTAACGAAAATCGCACGCCTTTGTTCGGCGGGGTTGCGCTGGGTGCCGGTGGAGGCGATTGGTGGCGGTGCGAAAAGAGTGGGTTGCTCACCCTCCTGAACGAATGACATGGAGCAATATAGGCAGCGCTCGTGTTTAGCGGAGACGATGCGCTCGCACCGGGGGCACTTTCGGACGATCGAAAGAGGAGATTTGCACTTCGGACATTCATGGGTATCCACCGGGTGGTGCGAGTCGCAAACTCCACAGATAGCGAATGCCGGAGCCGTAGGGATGAACTGCACGCCAGTATGTTGTCCGGTGGCCATGTTTCAGTCTAGTGTCGCTTCAGCAAAACCGCTGTTTTGTCTTCGTACAAAACATCCCAGCCACCCGTGCGCCGCAACAGGTAAACCAGCGGCTCATTGGGCTGGAAATAGACGTACTGTATTTTACGTCGATCAAGAACCGCGAGTGGGTCTTTTATCGCGATCAGATCCAGGTAATCCTTGAGGGTCCCGTTGTATTCGAAAATATCGACACGACTGTCGATGAAAACGGGCAATTCCGGGAAGAACCGTTCCAGATATCCACCCCACAGATACTGGGTCAGGACCTTATCGCGTACATTGTGATCCTTCAGATAGGTGATTGAAGTATTCGAAGGGAAGTTCTTCTGCAGGTCGGCGTTCAGTTTAGCCTCGGTCGGGAATCGCCAGACGACTATT belongs to Terriglobia bacterium and includes:
- a CDS encoding type II secretion system F family protein; this encodes MTADADVTRRLALAGYREPYHTDVFMGAKLLLPVLGAAVAAFFIESSTIFWFFALGSLGFFAPELWLSRAITKRREAVRLSLPDALDLLVICMEAGLGMDQALIRVGQELRISHPQLSEEFLLINLEQRAGKPRVDAWRNMADRTGLEVVRSFVNMLVQTERFGTPISRSLGNFADALRLKRRQQAEEQAAKTTIKMIFPLVLFIFPSMFIVLLGPAIIAISKTMKNVFS